A window of Populus trichocarpa isolate Nisqually-1 chromosome 17, P.trichocarpa_v4.1, whole genome shotgun sequence genomic DNA:
CTAGAGGTTTATTCTGTGTTGCGCCTGGTGAACTTGATCAAAGATGGGATGGTCTGAGTTTCACATAGAGATTCATGGCACTTGTACCTTTTTGGATGGAAGATTGTTCATAAGGCACTTCCTTTACTTTTTGAACATATATGCTTTATTGGGTCTTcctttgctgtttttttcttagaaacaaTTGGTCAAGGTTCAGGGATGACTATGTTCTATCACTTTGTGATATCTGTGAAGGAGGAACAACATCTAGCTTCAAAGTTGGAAGCTTTCAGGAGTTAGGTAAAGGGAAGTGCATAACTGAAATGAGTTTACTCAATCAAAGTGAAGTTTGAGTGGTCTCAGTGAGAAGTGGTAAAAGGTTGTTTCAAGTTTTTGAATTGGAGATCTTTTGAAGATAGAAACAAATCCAGGAATGGTCCTAGCTCCCATAAATCATCTTTGAatgtataaaatttttaaagatactcttacAAAATGCCCCCCTCAGAACCAAAACCGCACATTCTAGCCCCCCACCTCAACCACAATTTTATGATGTATGGATTCATACCTGCCTGGAGAAAGAAATCTCTTGCTATCAGGCTTAATGTAGGCAACAGAAACTAGATTTATTGCAGAAAACAGCACATTATCATAGGAAACACTATTTCATAAGCAAAGCAGAATTGATGGGATCGTGATAGagaaacaaaactataaaagttgtttttaatttctatatgaAGCTTTTTTTGCGAGTGAGTGGCTAGGATGCCTTCAATTAATGATTTCGCATTTGATGGTATTCGGATGATATGGCTCACTAAGATTGGAATGCCTTTTGAGAGAAATGAAATTTGCAAGTCAGTTAATgattgtttttggtgttttgttgttgaaataattaacaaaagtGTGATTGCAGGAGATGAGTCATCCTTATTTTAattgtcaatagaaaaacaaaatatactaGGGAGTGTTGACGGTGTAGATGATGCGAGATAATTTCATTGTGTTTTTTGTATGCATTGATGTTATGTTCTATATGACGGGTATGGTACCCCATGGTTCCCTATCTGGTAAAAGATTCTTTTGCTTATGGAAATATAAGTTTACTTTGTTATTCTCTTATGCAGGGCTGGGTTGCATGAAACTAAACGCGGGTCAGAACTACCAATTCAAGAAAAGTATGTGCCAgttgttttcttagttttacACATCTGCTTACCTTTTTAACTGTCTTGCAgtgtattaaattttttttttctggagttTAACAGTCTTGTAGTCCATTTTATTTTGAActtattggatttttaaaagcTCAATAGAATGAGAAAGACAACTTTTGATTCCTACTGAACCATGAAAGTTGTATAATTTGCAGGTACAATCATTGGGCACGAGCTTCTCCATGGTGGACTGGTAACAATCCGAGAGATAAGAACATGCCTAAAGATGGCGATGATGGTTTTTTCCCTACCAGTGGAAATGATTTTGTAAGTTGAATTTTCACATTGTACAATTATGTTCTTGTAAGATCTGCACGTTCTAAATTCAAACTTAAGCTCTGCAGAAACCAGAAGTCATTGCTTCCAGTCGCAAATATCATGTACGTGTGTTGGTATGTGCCCCATCAAACTCTGCTCTAGATGAAATAGTGTTGCGCCTTCTCAAGACAGGTATGTGTTTCCACACTTGCAAGTCTGTATTTCATTATGTTTGCTTCCTTTTGGCATGACACAATTATTGGTGATGTTTGGGTTTTTTGTTCTgtccattttgaattttatcattctttcaTTAGCTCCATTGATTTATGAAGACATCAAGGCAATGTAGGACTTGGCCAAGGTTCATGTGATTGTAAAGGAAGTTGAGTGTGGTAGTAGTTACGTATTGGATACACTGGATcctgaataaaaatattagtgatGCAGGGACAATAATGTTTTCCTATTTCATTAACTTGTAAAGGAAGTTAAGTGGGGTAGCAGTTCCTTCCTGGATACGCTGGATCCTGAGTtatcttagaaaataaaaacaaattattaatgatGCAAGActgataaaattaaatcttgttTCATTATCTTAGACTTTTAAACCAATGATGgaattttagtgttttcattgAATTAACTAGAGGAAATTGTCTTAAACAAGTTGGGGTTGCCCGTCAAACTTTTCCTCCATTCCACCTTTTATCCAAGGCTATGTTCTCTGTTGGTTCTTAAgaaaccaacttttttttttttttgataataagaAACTAAGTTTTCTACTTGTCCAGCTCAAGATTGATTCCGTTTATTGTTGGCCATTCGATTCAATCTTCAACATGTAGAAGGCAAAAAGTAAGCCTTTGATAGTATCATCCCCTGTatccattttcatttttattactcTTTTCCTCGCACAACCATCTTAACATCACTTTTTCGTACTTCATATTCCAAAATGCCAAAAGCTCTATTCTATGAGGAAAAAGTCAAAACTAGCCTATAGCTGTTCTGAAAAGTATCCCGCAACTTGGTAGTTAAATTATTCTTCTTCCAGCTGGTCTCTGGTCATCATTATTCTGTTCTGGAGCCACCTGGTGATTAGCGTGGTTCCCAATACCCAACATAAACTGCTGATGCCAAGTTCATTATTCTTCTTTACTTCTAAAGAAAGAATGCTATGTCTGATCTGTCCATGTTTGTTCTTACCATGTTTATGTATCTGACTGCCTGAGAAGCTTTGATTAATTACTTCCCATTTGTTCTAATAGTTTTTCAACTTGATGTGCTCAATGACTAGTATTCTAATATTTCTTTAATGTGCTATCAAAGTGAGGGTTTCAGAGCCATCATTTCTTACTGTACTCAGTAGTGGGGAATGACTGTAGGATGGATTATTTGCTACTGAAAGGGGTTCATGGGTGATTCCATGTTTGGTGTCAAATTTGTTGATGGTTTCCATCTTCTTAATGGGTAATTCAAGTAGGATGGCTAATCTATTGAGTTTCCTTTTGAGTATTTGGAGGGAAAGATTCTTCGTAGAAATCAGGTGTTTTAGATGTCATCTACTGTATTTATGTTTAGAGAAATGCTACAATTTTCAAGGATTACGTGTAATTGATGGATGGGTTGTTGAATCTGTTGCTTTCACTTTGCATCTACACCTGGGAAACTGATATTGACAGAGGACATATGGGATCTGTGTTAGTGTGGGAACTAAGCACCCAGCATCTTCGGAGTCACTAGCCCTTTGTTCTTGAAAGGGTGAGCCAAAAGTTTGATGTGAGAGATTTGGGATGTGATTGTGAAATGATCTTTTTGAAGTATACCATTGATCATCATGAATTAAGATGAtgaaatattattaggaatagGCGTTGTAAATAAACTGTGGCTCCTTGTTTAGTTTTTCTGTGCATCCCTCTTATCCTCTTCCAAAATGTGGGTACTTTCAGGCAGAGTTTGTTATCCTAAAATGTAAATTTGATATGCCTGACCCCTAGATCCATGCACATACCCTAATCTGAGAAATGAAGGTTGTGGATAGGATAATGCtccgcgcgcgcgcgcgcatgtACAAATTATATTCAACTCTTTGATTGTCATTCTAAAACAAactgttctttttgtttttttgcaggTGTTCATGATGAAAATGTCCGTTCATATAATCCTAAAATTGTGCGGATTGGTCTTAAAGCTCATCATTCTGTCCAGTCAGTCTGCATGGATAACCTTGTATGTCTTGGCCTAATAACAAACACTTGTTATTGTcgcaattcttattttttttactatttattcgCGCATGGTGTTACAATTATCCTGGTGTCCTTTATTTGGATTGCATAATGAAGAACTTTGTTGctattcttgtttttgttattactgGTTCTCCCACAATTTTGCAATATCTAGATGTCTTCAATTAGATTGCCAAACAAAGGATTTTGTGTGCATTTGAAAGAGGAAGTTACTAGGATTTCAATAGAACCTTTTGCTAATCCATTATTCCAGAACAAATTTTTGGGATGATTTAATCTAGTTACAAGATATTTTCAAATACTTGGTTGATTCAACAAATCAACCAATGCAGTGAAACCAAAGCTAATTAATAAAGTCAACGAACTATGAAATCATAAAAGGATAGTAAGTGGGAATTATATGTTTGCCAAATATTGGGATTATTAATGTGATTAAATCAATATAATACCTTCCAATTCCTGATGATGAACTATTAATCATTATATTTGGTTTACCTTTTCTCTTACAATTTGGtggataaattataaaagtctATCAATGTATGCATCAATGCTGGACCACCtattgaatagaaaaacaaattgcacTTCATTGTTTATATGTCGTGTGATCtacatatcaaataataatcCATGAAGTTTAAGAACTCAAATTTGCAAGAAAAAGGTCCATGCAAAACTTTATATTCTTGATACAGCATATCATATGCATAGTGCCTCACCTATTtccaaggaaaaacaaattgcatTTCATTATTCATGTCATATGATCTACATATCATATAAGTAATCCATGAAGTTTAAGAACTCACATTGGCAAGAAAAAGGTCTGTGAAAACTCTATATTCTTGATACAGCATATCACTGCTAGATACTTCTACTGTGTGTTATTTTGAAGGTTGATATGACTGATTTCTCCTTCAGGTGAAACAAAAACAAGGTGAATCAGCTTCTGATAAACAGAAACATAGAACTGCAGGAGGGGATACAGACAGTATCCGTGCTGCTATTCTAGAGGAATCTGTAATTGTATGTAAATCCAACTGTCTTGAAAGTGGAAGCTAGCATCATGTAAACTCCCTTAGTAATTTTTCTGTATTGGCAGGTCTTTTCCACCCTCAGCTTCAGTGGTTCGGCACTTTTTAGTAAATTGAACCATGGTTTCGATGTTGTTATTATAGATGAAGCTGCCCAAGCTGTAAGTGTTCATCATCTCCTTCATTCTTGTTAGTCATATGCAGTGGGTGCCTTTAAGACTGTTATGAATTGAattcacaaaaattaaatgcacgGAAGCTCTCAGATTTAATGGAAATGTAAAAAGATATTCAAGTAAGTGGTGACCAGCTGGTTCAAGACTCATCTTGTGTTAGAAATGTTACTTGTGGTGTTCCTTTTTTAAACAATGATATCAAGATCAATGAGTTATTACTTGGATTTTCTTGTGAACGTTACGAACTTTTGAATTAAAGGGTGTTGAAGTAATTGTGTTAACACACAAATCATATGATGCATCTATAGCATAGACAAAATGCTAGGATGGGTAATATGTTAGGTAGATAGAAACTTATGTTGCACATGGCAATTGATATCTCAAGCATGACACCGCATTTCATGAAATTAGATGCGTTGGAAATAAAAGGAAACGTAAGCATGAAGGTGTGGCTTGACTAGTTGACTGTAGTATTCAAGTTCATTCATTTTGATATGTGGCACCATCAATTATACTTCACATGTGGGCTGCTTTACAGCGTACGTGCTAGTCCGTGCTTCTGTTGCTCAAAAGATAGCTTTTCCCAGTTTATAATCatcttgcaatatttttttttttttgttaatgttgagATATTGAGATGCAGTTGTTACTCACTTGGGTTTGTGATATTACCCTTGAACAGGTTGAACCAGCAACTCTTGTGCCATTGGTCAATGGATGCAAACAAGTATTTCTGGTATTTTTCTGACATCACCTTTGTGATTTTAGTTTGACTTGAAATCTTCATGCGTGATTCATTGTGCTATAACATATTGCAGGTTTCTAAAATCCATACCAATATTAAGCGATTATTGGACAATTTGACAGTTCTGATAGTATCCTGCTTTTGCTTTAGAAAATAGGGAAGAGTGTTATGAATAGCTGTCAGACTCACTTAACTTTTTGTTTCAGGTTGGTGATCCAGTTCAACTCCCAGCTACTGTAATTTCTCCCACTGCTGGGAAATTTGGGTAGTGATATATTCTCTCTGTTATTGTTTCATATCATTGCATTAACATTGATAAttggattaaaatatttaatctctctctcatttttaaaattaaagctaTGGCACGAGTTTGTTTGAAAGGTTTCAAAGAGCTGGTTATCCAGTAAATATGCTGAAGATGCAGTATCGTATGCATCCAGAGGTCAGTTGAGAATCTCAATAAATGCTGTGAAGAACTTAAGTTTTATGGTTATGATAACAATTGCAACATATCAGATTTTTAAAATCGAAGTTCATTATCAAACCACCACTGGAAAGAATGCTAATTAGCATCTTCTACTCAACTTTGATAAACTGAACATGTTTGGCTGGATCTGTTTTTAATGTTGTCAGAGTAATTAATATAAGCTTTAAGCCTAGCATGGTGGCATTTCTTTTTAGACTTTGACCTCATTAGTTCATGGCAAGTACTATGAAGTCTGttattgagaaattttttaaacttgtgatGCTATTGTTCATCAATTGATTTAATTGTGTGAAATTTTTTCATGCACTTAATTTCGTTCAACTTAAATTTATTGCACACTAAGTtagatatatgatttttcacATAATGTTTTTCTACTGTCCAATTGTTCCCTATTTCAAAAACACGTTAAGAGAAGAATCCAGTCTTTGTAGAATCTAAACCACCCAAATCGACTTGTTGACATGGTATAGGACACTATCTATCAACATCGTACCAGAGGTGTTGTGTTATTCATGTAGTAATCTGTATCATAGTTTTGAATAAAGGTTGTTATATGCTGTAATGGGAGTTATTTAATGGATTCAAATAGTGgcgtttcttttttctttttatttttttactgttattGAGGGTGTAATGGCATTTATCGGTCAAATTGTGTTATGTAACTGTAACGGTCATATGGCTGTTATTTTGAAGATAACGTCTGTTATGTTCAAAAAAGGGCCTTGATAGTTTTCAGTGTTTGACTTCCATTTGTGCTTATTTTCAAGATGCTACACAAAAGAAGCAATTCCAACTTCTATGGATGTACTAGTAGTATGCTACGCTCATActcaattatcttttttctcctctctctagGCTCATCTTTGTCTTTTAATTCAACTCTCCACCATTTTCACTCAATCACAGACttccttttgattattttaccaAGTCAATTCAAAAGGTGAATTATGTGCTTGTAAGAGATACACTCCTGAATACAAGTAATTGAGGTCATTTTTAActcaactttatttatttattttacgtATTTGTGTTTGgcacatgtcttatcattttagTTTAACAGTTAAAGTATATactttaaaatactttattttgtaTTGGTAACATGAATTTTAAGTTATAATAcattacaattttttatatgatattaaattattagttaaaatatactttttgttttttataatacattagaagtgtattataaaaaaaaatggaattattAGAAGCGTTATTATCATGTTTATTTGAtagaacttcaaaaaatatgtgaatattattttattaagagtTGCTGATGCATTGATTACAACATTGTCCTCGACCATTATTTTATGCATGTGATAGGCAACAATCCACAATTATGATTGCAACCGCATCCGTGATTTAAAACTATGATCTGTATTCTCTTccctctaatttaatttttttcgcAAGAAAAGGTGTATCAGCTATCTGACTCCATTTACATGTTGCCCAACAGATAAGGAGCTTTCCTTCAAGTGAATTTTATGCCGAGGCACTGCAGGATGCAGATGATCTTGAGAGAAGGACAACACGTGATTGGCATCAGTATCACTGCTTTGGTCCGTTTTGCTTCTTTGATGTACATGAAGGGAAAGAATCTCAGCCTTCTGGAAGTGGGTCCTGGGTGAATGTTGATGAAGTTGAATTTGTGCTACTCCTGTATCATAAACTGGTGACCATGTATCCAGAGCTTAGGTCGAGCTCACAGTTTGCAATTATATCACCCTATAGACACCAAGTCAAGCTTTTCCAGGATCGATTTCGGGATGCTTTTGGGCAGGAGTCCAAAAAATTTGTGGATATTCAAACTGTTGATGGTTTCCAGGTAAATAGGTTTGTCCACTAATAAAGCTATTGATTTGGTCTCTGAATGGTCATATGTTATCAtcaatttctagtttttatttatttgctagaTGGAACTGCGTAATCTTTTATCTGGCAGGCATGTTGACTATATATGTTCTCTGCAAAAAGAGAGATGTACTTTTGCAGAGATGTATCTATAGGCAACACTATGCATTCTTTTACTAGAACTTTAGAAGAGCACTTAAAAATTCTGATCACGATATTCAGCCCTGAACTGGTAGTAACTATAATGGCTCAGTGGAAGGACCAATATTTGGTCTGGTTAACCCAAATATCActtgaaagaaacaaataatgaatTCTACAAAATAATACAAGACTAACTCATAAATGTGAAACACCTTCACTTGCCAGGGTCGAGAAAAGGATGTCGCAATATTCTCATGTGTTAGGTCAAATGATGATAGAAGGATTGGGTTTGTATCTGATGCCCGGCGAATGAACGTTGGTATCACTCGCGCTAAGTCCGCTGTCCTGGTAGGGTATTTGTCCGATATAGTAGTCTTGTTATTTCAAGGGATGTATTGATAAATTTCTTCGTTCACCTTCTCATACAACCTAAACATTGATTTGTGTTTTAGGTCGTAGGGTCAGCATCAACTTTGAGGAATGATGAGCATTGGAACAACCTTGTGGAAAGTGCCGAGAAGAGAAATGTTCTATTCAAGGTGGACACCCatttgtttctattattttcCCTTGTTCTTTTAaatctcttttccttttctcctagtgtttccttctttcattcatgtgggttcttttccttttcctttttttttttttttttgacagtcaacaaattatgaaatttgaaatatttctgATGGCAAAATTACTTTGGCCTGTAGGTCCAGCTAACAAAGCTAGTCTTACTCTTGTAGGTCTCGAAGCCGTACTCTTCATTTTTCAGTGACTCAAATCTCAACTCCATGAAGGTGGAGAGATCACTACCAGATGGACTTGACACGGGGGACATGGAGATTAATGAGCTCATGGATGTACATCGGGAACATGCTGATGAAGAACAAGCAGAGGACAATGACTTAGAAGATGGTGAAATGGATGGAGGTGGCTATGATGAGGACTGATGTAAACTGGCTTCTTATGTCGATGGATCCACTCTATATGCTTTTAGTTTTAGCCAATTGATATTCCTGAGATCCTCTAAATGGAGGGTGCTGTAAAAAGAAACAGAAGGATGCTGATGAGTACTTCAATTGAGATGGCGACTAGCGGTGAAGATAATGAGGCAACCGCGCAAGTATTTATTCTAACCGGTCACTGGCAATTTATCCAGTGGCATGCATTCTGTCAGTCACGAGAGCTCTTTAGCAGTTATTTATGAGATGCAAGTATGTCGATTGATACCCGAGAAGAGCTATTGTTGTCTGATGCTGCTGAGTGCTGAGGAACTACATAAATGGAAAGGATAGACTTCAAAATATTGTTTCATTCTCAAGAagggggtttttttattttagtaaaagaAACTCTAaatatttacaaacaaatatttgatttcCCAACTGAAGTTGCATGACCAATACTGTGGT
This region includes:
- the LOC7461301 gene encoding probable helicase MAGATAMA 3, with protein sequence MAVDKDRLREEEEASFVRFCKIILGWDYFGLLTEAAKQKKERGKGGGSGLRQVKNTYKDVDDYLATFEPLLFEEVKAQIIQKKDDEEVTEWVLRLVVECNESEGFLLPSVTYGDDEGEKIVQNDLLLLSEDQFKEGGGKFPQVYAFALVEQRQHNLLRLRMFLAGEVMNLNTDVIESRTRLLKMHGLITSPGLLHEKRLFSVKICSLSTISREYFALRSIGSLPFKDLILTAADKSSGSEDQAWKVSQPLSEHFQGSLNKSQMEAIDAGLLRKAFVLIQGPPGTGKTQTILALLSAILHATPTRVHTMAGLHETKRGSELPIQEKYNHWARASPWWTGNNPRDKNMPKDGDDGFFPTSGNDFKPEVIASSRKYHVRVLVCAPSNSALDEIVLRLLKTGVHDENVRSYNPKIVRIGLKAHHSVQSVCMDNLVKQKQGESASDKQKHRTAGGDTDSIRAAILEESVIVFSTLSFSGSALFSKLNHGFDVVIIDEAAQAVEPATLVPLVNGCKQVFLVGDPVQLPATVISPTAGKFGYGTSLFERFQRAGYPVNMLKMQYRMHPEIRSFPSSEFYAEALQDADDLERRTTRDWHQYHCFGPFCFFDVHEGKESQPSGSGSWVNVDEVEFVLLLYHKLVTMYPELRSSSQFAIISPYRHQVKLFQDRFRDAFGQESKKFVDIQTVDGFQGREKDVAIFSCVRSNDDRRIGFVSDARRMNVGITRAKSAVLVVGSASTLRNDEHWNNLVESAEKRNVLFKVSKPYSSFFSDSNLNSMKVERSLPDGLDTGDMEINELMDVHREHADEEQAEDNDLEDGEMDGGGYDED